The proteins below are encoded in one region of Callospermophilus lateralis isolate mCalLat2 chromosome 9, mCalLat2.hap1, whole genome shotgun sequence:
- the Neurod1 gene encoding neurogenic differentiation factor 1, with translation MTKSYSESGLMGEPQPQGPPSWTDECLSSQDEEHEADKKEDDLEAMNAEEDSLRNGGEEEEEDEDLEEEEEEEEEDDDQKPKRRGPKKKKMTKARLERFKLRRMKANARERNRMHGLNAALDNLRKVVPCYSKTQKLSKIETLRLAKNYIWALSEILRSGKSPDLVSFVQTLCKGLSQPTTNLVAGCLQLNPRTFLPEQNQDMPPHLPTASASFPVHPYSYQSPGLPSPPYGTMDSSHVFHVKPPPHAYSAALEPFFESPLTDCTSPSFDGPLSPPLSINGNFSFKHEPSTEFEKNYAFTMHYPAATLAGAQSHGSIFSGAAAPRCEIPIDNIMSFDSHSHHERVMSAQLNAIFHD, from the coding sequence atgaccaaatcttACAGCGAGAGCGGGCTGATGGGCGAGCCTCAGCCCCAAGGTCCTCCAAGCTGGACAGATGAATGTCTCAGTTCTCAAGACGAGGAACACGAGGCAGACAAGAAGGAGGACGACCTGGAAGCCATGAATGCCGAGGAGGACTCCCTAAGGAacgggggagaggaggaggaggaagatgaagacctggaagaggaggaagaagaggaagaggaagatgaCGATCAAAAGCCCAAGAGACGCGGTcccaaaaagaagaagatgaCCAAGGCGCGCCTGGAGCGTTTTAAACTGAGGCGCATGAAGGCCAACGCCCGGGAGCGGAACCGCATGCATGGGCTGAATGCGGCGCTGGACAACCTGCGCAAGGTGGTGCCCTGCTACTCCAAGACGCAGAAGCTCTCCAAAATCGAGACATTGCGCTTGGCCAAAAACTACATTTGGGCTCTGTCGGAGATCCTGCGCTCAGGCAAAAGCCCTGACCTGGTCTCCTTCGTACAGACTCTCTGCAAAGGCCTGTCCCAGCCCACCACCAACCTGGTTGCAGGCTGCCTGCAGCTCAACCCTCGGACTTTTCTGCCAGAACAGAACCAGGATATGCCTCCGCACCTGCCGACGGCCAGCGCTTCCTTCCCAGTGCATCCCTACTCCTACCAGTCTCCAGGGTTGCCCAGTCCGCCCTACGGTACCATGGACAGCTCCCATGTCTTCCACGTCAAGCCGCCACCGCACGCCTACAGCGCAGCGCTGGAGCCCTTCTTTGAAAGCCCCCTGACTGATTGCACCAGCCCTTCCTTTGATGGACCCCTCAGTCCGCCGCTCAGCATCAATGGCAACTTCTCTTTCAAACACGAACCATCCACCgagtttgaaaaaaattatgcCTTTACCATGCACTATCCTGCAGCGACCCTGGCAGGGGCCCAAAGCCACGGATCAATCTTCTCGGGAGCTGCTGCCCCTCGCTGCGAGATCCCCATAGACAATATTATGTCCTTCGATAGCCATTCACATCATGAGCGAGTCATGAGTGCCCAGCTCAATGCCATCTTTCACGATTAG